The following proteins come from a genomic window of Halorussus halophilus:
- a CDS encoding ArsR/SmtB family transcription factor, protein MEAVELLRVLGNKYNAEILRATSDPKSAQELSDQLEIPIATSYRRIEELTEADLLELSGREFSDEGRRTKVYRRNVGALTLNFEPETIEVEMDNRPELDNSLADVWRDLKSE, encoded by the coding sequence ATGGAGGCCGTCGAACTCCTGCGAGTGCTCGGCAACAAGTACAACGCCGAGATACTCCGGGCCACTAGCGACCCGAAGTCTGCTCAGGAGTTGAGCGACCAACTCGAAATTCCGATAGCGACGAGCTACCGACGCATCGAGGAACTCACCGAAGCGGACCTGCTCGAACTGTCGGGCAGAGAATTCTCCGACGAAGGTCGTCGGACGAAGGTCTACCGGCGGAACGTCGGGGCGCTGACGCTCAACTTCGAACCGGAGACCATCGAGGTCGAGATGGACAACCGGCCGGAACTGGACAACTCCCTCGCCGACGTGTGGCGGGACCTCAAATCCGAGTGA
- a CDS encoding chemotaxis protein CheW, translated as MSQTVSDVQVLEFRLEDRKYCIDIAHVDEIVDKDDLTPLPNSDPRVEGVMDLRGTTTTIINPKYVLDIDQSETGERVVVLETDDEEEGAVGWLIDSVHQVFSIDGDAVDESVESDSVHGIVRREDGFVVWVKPEKINA; from the coding sequence ATGTCACAGACCGTTTCGGACGTGCAGGTCCTCGAATTTCGGCTGGAGGACCGGAAATACTGCATCGACATCGCACACGTCGATGAAATCGTGGACAAAGACGATTTGACACCGCTCCCGAACTCCGACCCGCGCGTCGAGGGCGTGATGGACCTCCGCGGGACGACGACGACCATCATCAATCCGAAGTACGTTCTCGACATCGACCAGTCGGAGACGGGCGAGCGGGTCGTCGTCTTGGAGACGGACGACGAAGAGGAAGGGGCCGTCGGATGGCTCATCGACTCCGTCCACCAAGTGTTCAGTATCGACGGCGACGCGGTAGACGAGTCCGTCGAGAGTGACTCCGTGCACGGAATCGTCCGTCGTGAGGACGGCTTCGTCGTCTGGGTGAAGCCCGAGAAGATAAACGCCTGA